A region of Synergistota bacterium DNA encodes the following proteins:
- a CDS encoding TRAP transporter small permease, whose translation MSRKMDNGAGGKIHRPVIMLLSDRVNKICEIVLFIFIFAMIITTTMQVIFRFFFQALSWSEEITRFLLVWSSLIGAAIAFKRGSHIAVTFVIERFPPALRKLAVVITHILGVIFFFIVLWYGIELMIEESTQTSPALNIPMPYIYSIYPIMGAVIILHLASGLMEAFGKESE comes from the coding sequence ATGAGCAGAAAAATGGATAACGGGGCTGGGGGAAAAATCCACCGCCCCGTTATCATGCTTTTAAGTGATAGGGTAAATAAGATTTGTGAGATCGTTCTTTTCATCTTTATCTTTGCTATGATAATTACAACAACGATGCAAGTAATTTTCAGGTTTTTCTTTCAAGCCCTCTCCTGGTCCGAAGAAATCACGCGATTTCTACTCGTTTGGTCATCCCTAATAGGAGCGGCAATAGCGTTTAAGCGCGGATCCCACATAGCGGTTACATTCGTGATAGAAAGATTCCCTCCCGCTCTTCGAAAGCTGGCGGTGGTGATAACACATATATTGGGGGTCATATTTTTCTTCATCGTTCTCTGGTACGGCATAGAGCTGATGATCGAGGAGTCAACGCAGACTTCACCGGCGCTTAACATTCCCATGCCTTACATATACTCCATCTATCCAATTATGGGAGCCGTAATCATACTCCACCTTGCATCCGGACTTATGGAAGCCTTCGGGAAGGAGAGTGAATAA
- a CDS encoding electron transfer flavoprotein subunit alpha/FixB family protein — protein MKGNLSEFRGVWTLGECRDGEISSISFELLNWGRALADKLGVELSSVIIGYGIKDRLEELIYRGADKVYAVNHPLLERFTPDVYSRVLERLLEEYKPEIFIASATTLGRTVMPILAARIETGLTADCTGLDVEPDTRLLLQTRPAIGGNVMATIKTPNHRPQMATVRPRSKRPLPKDTSRKGEIIIKEYPEELYRSKVRFLKFIKDETTEAPLQEADVVVAGGKGLKGEKNFKMLYELARLLEGAVGASRQAVDMGWISYSHQVGLSGKTVSPRLYMAIGISGAVQHLAGMTSSETVVAINTDPEANIFKVSDFGIVGDLFEIVPLLIEKIKERKEGKKDG, from the coding sequence ATGAAAGGGAATTTGAGCGAGTTTCGCGGAGTGTGGACCCTGGGCGAGTGTAGGGATGGGGAGATAAGCTCCATATCGTTTGAGCTTTTAAACTGGGGGAGAGCCCTTGCTGATAAGCTCGGTGTAGAGCTCTCGAGTGTGATTATAGGGTATGGAATTAAGGATAGGTTAGAGGAGCTCATATATAGAGGAGCTGATAAAGTTTATGCTGTTAATCATCCTTTGCTCGAGCGTTTCACGCCGGATGTTTACTCTCGTGTGCTTGAGCGCCTCCTTGAGGAATATAAACCTGAGATCTTTATAGCTTCAGCTACCACTCTTGGAAGAACCGTCATGCCGATATTAGCAGCGAGAATAGAGACGGGATTAACTGCCGATTGCACGGGACTTGATGTAGAACCCGATACCCGTCTTTTGCTTCAAACGAGGCCCGCGATAGGTGGAAACGTGATGGCAACTATAAAAACCCCGAATCACAGGCCTCAGATGGCTACCGTCCGCCCGAGATCTAAAAGACCTCTTCCCAAAGATACATCGAGGAAGGGAGAAATAATCATTAAAGAGTATCCGGAGGAGCTCTATAGATCTAAGGTAAGGTTTTTGAAGTTCATCAAGGATGAAACGACGGAAGCTCCTCTGCAGGAAGCAGACGTAGTCGTGGCGGGAGGAAAGGGACTTAAGGGGGAGAAAAACTTCAAAATGCTTTACGAGCTTGCTCGCCTTCTTGAAGGAGCAGTAGGAGCTTCAAGACAGGCAGTCGATATGGGATGGATTTCTTACTCTCACCAAGTTGGGTTAAGCGGAAAAACCGTAAGCCCGAGGCTATACATGGCTATAGGGATCTCGGGAGCTGTCCAGCATCTTGCGGGGATGACCTCATCTGAGACCGTGGTTGCAATTAACACGGATCCGGAAGCGAACATATTCAAGGTTTCAGATTTCGGCATAGTTGGGGATCTCTTTGAGATAGTTCCTTTGCTTATAGAGAAGATAAAGGAACGCAAGGAGGGTAAGAAAGATGGCTGA
- a CDS encoding aminotransferase class III-fold pyridoxal phosphate-dependent enzyme, whose amino-acid sequence MRWADIERYVSRNIGKSLELAKEDSAYIASAASLKYYPLCVERAEGAKVWDLDGNEYIDFLTSACVYNVGHRHPKVVDAIKKQIDKVLNYTIVYLYHEAPVKLAKALVEITPGDFRKKVTFGFSGSDSVDSAIKSARAYTGKKHVISFLDSYHGMTYGALSATGILKPEVRNKVYPISEISFLEYPDPYRNSWGIDGYKDPQALSDRALENVKREIERLSGDVAAIIIEPMQGDAGVVIPPVEFFKGLRKLCDKYGIVLIDEEVQTGIGRTGKWWGIEHFGVVPDIISTAKALGGGMPISAAVGKEEIMESVPPPLFVFTHLGHAVSASSAMATIEVVGEEKLLGRTSSLGKRLIDEFESLKNDFDFIGDVRGVGFLIGIDIVKDRETKEADRETALKICWRAWEKGLILVTFGKGGNVLRIAPPLVIREEELERGVSIIEEAMRDVRDGKVPDDVTRFLKGW is encoded by the coding sequence ATGAGATGGGCTGATATTGAAAGGTATGTGTCCAGGAATATAGGAAAAAGCTTGGAGCTTGCTAAGGAGGATAGCGCTTATATTGCATCTGCTGCTTCCTTAAAGTATTATCCTCTCTGCGTTGAGAGGGCGGAGGGAGCTAAGGTATGGGACTTAGATGGAAATGAGTATATCGATTTTCTAACCAGCGCTTGTGTTTATAATGTCGGGCACAGGCACCCTAAGGTCGTTGACGCGATAAAAAAGCAAATCGATAAAGTACTTAACTATACTATCGTTTATCTCTATCACGAGGCTCCTGTGAAACTTGCGAAAGCGCTGGTGGAAATTACTCCTGGAGATTTTAGGAAAAAGGTAACCTTTGGTTTTTCTGGTTCGGATAGCGTTGATTCCGCTATTAAGTCTGCGCGGGCTTATACCGGGAAAAAACATGTTATATCTTTTCTGGATTCTTATCATGGTATGACATATGGGGCTCTTTCCGCAACCGGTATATTAAAACCGGAAGTGAGAAATAAAGTTTATCCAATATCTGAGATAAGCTTTCTGGAGTACCCTGATCCTTATAGAAATAGCTGGGGAATAGATGGCTATAAGGATCCCCAAGCTTTGAGCGATAGGGCACTTGAGAACGTTAAGCGTGAAATCGAGAGGCTTTCTGGGGACGTGGCAGCGATTATTATAGAACCCATGCAAGGCGATGCTGGTGTTGTAATACCTCCGGTTGAATTTTTTAAAGGATTGAGAAAGCTTTGCGACAAATATGGGATCGTTCTTATCGATGAGGAGGTTCAAACCGGGATAGGCAGGACGGGTAAATGGTGGGGGATTGAGCATTTCGGCGTTGTCCCGGATATAATTTCAACCGCGAAGGCTCTCGGTGGCGGCATGCCCATATCTGCTGCCGTGGGTAAAGAGGAGATAATGGAAAGCGTTCCTCCTCCGCTTTTCGTTTTTACTCATCTTGGTCATGCGGTCAGCGCAAGCTCCGCTATGGCAACCATTGAGGTCGTGGGGGAAGAAAAACTGCTTGGTAGGACGAGCAGCTTAGGGAAACGCCTTATCGATGAGTTTGAGAGTTTAAAGAACGACTTTGATTTTATAGGAGATGTTAGAGGAGTAGGTTTTCTCATAGGTATTGATATCGTGAAAGACAGGGAGACGAAAGAAGCTGATAGAGAAACCGCTCTTAAGATATGCTGGAGAGCTTGGGAAAAGGGTCTAATACTCGTTACTTTTGGCAAAGGGGGTAACGTTTTAAGGATTGCACCTCCGCTTGTTATTAGAGAAGAGGAGCTTGAGCGTGGCGTAAGTATAATAGAGGAAGCGATGCGCGATGTTCGCGATGGTAAAGTTCCAGATGATGTAACGAGGTTTCTTAAAGGATGGTAA
- a CDS encoding L-lactate permease yields MGLAEGALIAFVPILVVLILMVVYDMPAAKAMPIGWFVAIVLAAVFWKMPGVWIASATIKGMLTALKILLIVFGAVLLYYDMLESGAISMVTNAIMGLSRDRRVQASLGWLLVTFFEGAAGFGTPGAIVGPLLVGIGFPAMVAAPLVLIYDSTPVSFGCVGIPVWGGVGWTLNVPSVQQALSAAGLDYTYWVNRMVGGWTGIIHAIIGTFLPLLALYYLIKWTKGTKKDFREAIPQALMAGLVFTVPYVLIAIFIGSELPSLLGSLVGLGIFTWLLKSGKFSFSKPYEFKEEDEVHRELVKEEAKIKPKFGTFTAFLPYILIALTLVLTRTVPFLKALVTKNWVIKWSHILGTNTSFVMKVANNPGLYFVVIVLLSHLFFKMKGEQIRKAWGITSSKMVPVAVALGFAISLSQVMILSGNNPAHIDSMLIMMAKGIASITGKAYSLVAPFVGVLGAYMAGSNTVSDIMFSGFQFETATILHIPRTIILAEQVVGGAVGNMICVHNVVAVAATVGIIGREGAIIRRNLIPCIIYSVAAGLLGTLFILLMPNLF; encoded by the coding sequence TTGGGTTTGGCTGAGGGTGCTCTTATAGCGTTCGTACCGATACTCGTGGTTCTGATCCTCATGGTGGTTTACGATATGCCTGCTGCCAAGGCTATGCCGATAGGTTGGTTCGTGGCGATAGTTTTAGCTGCGGTTTTCTGGAAGATGCCGGGCGTATGGATAGCCAGTGCTACGATTAAGGGTATGCTAACTGCCTTGAAGATACTTCTTATAGTATTTGGAGCAGTTCTTCTCTACTACGATATGCTTGAAAGTGGAGCGATATCGATGGTTACCAACGCTATAATGGGTTTAAGTAGGGATAGAAGAGTTCAAGCAAGCTTGGGATGGTTGCTCGTTACTTTCTTTGAGGGAGCTGCCGGCTTCGGTACACCGGGTGCCATAGTAGGCCCTCTTCTTGTAGGGATAGGTTTTCCAGCTATGGTTGCTGCTCCACTCGTTTTGATTTATGACTCTACACCCGTTTCATTTGGATGCGTTGGTATACCGGTTTGGGGTGGTGTTGGCTGGACGCTAAACGTGCCCAGCGTTCAACAGGCGCTATCTGCTGCAGGCTTGGATTATACCTATTGGGTGAACAGAATGGTAGGGGGATGGACTGGTATAATCCACGCCATTATAGGAACGTTCCTTCCCCTGCTTGCTCTTTACTACCTGATTAAGTGGACTAAAGGGACGAAGAAGGATTTCAGAGAGGCTATTCCCCAAGCCCTTATGGCTGGCTTGGTTTTCACGGTTCCTTATGTGCTTATAGCCATTTTCATAGGGTCTGAGCTTCCTTCACTTCTTGGTTCTCTGGTAGGACTCGGTATATTTACGTGGCTTCTTAAATCTGGGAAGTTCAGCTTCTCTAAGCCATATGAGTTTAAAGAAGAAGATGAGGTCCACAGGGAGCTCGTTAAAGAAGAAGCTAAGATTAAGCCCAAATTTGGGACATTTACCGCGTTTCTTCCTTACATTCTCATAGCCCTTACGCTCGTTTTAACGAGAACGGTTCCCTTCCTTAAGGCTCTCGTTACGAAAAACTGGGTTATAAAGTGGAGTCATATTCTTGGTACGAATACAAGCTTTGTGATGAAGGTGGCGAATAACCCAGGGCTTTATTTCGTGGTGATAGTCTTGTTGAGTCACCTTTTCTTCAAGATGAAAGGTGAACAGATAAGAAAAGCATGGGGAATAACCTCTTCCAAAATGGTTCCCGTTGCGGTTGCGCTTGGCTTTGCGATATCTTTATCTCAGGTCATGATCCTTTCTGGGAACAACCCTGCTCATATAGATTCCATGCTCATAATGATGGCTAAGGGAATAGCGAGCATAACAGGTAAGGCTTACTCTCTTGTTGCTCCATTTGTCGGAGTTCTGGGAGCCTACATGGCAGGCAGTAATACGGTATCGGACATAATGTTTTCCGGCTTTCAGTTTGAAACTGCGACCATCCTTCATATCCCTCGCACTATCATTCTTGCGGAGCAGGTTGTAGGTGGAGCCGTGGGTAATATGATATGCGTTCATAACGTCGTTGCCGTTGCTGCTACCGTTGGAATTATAGGGAGGGAAGGAGCTATAATAAGACGTAATCTTATACCCTGCATAATATACTCGGTGGCAGCTGGATTGCTCGGAACGCTGTTTATACTGCTTATGCCGAATCTTTTCTAA
- a CDS encoding adenine nucleotide alpha hydrolase family protein, with the protein MKKRKCKMCGKEAIFFFRSHRIALCEDCAKRFVERRVERTIKSYKLLKKDDRILIAVSGGKDSLALWQILENLGYQADGMFIDLGIPYFSTVSMEKSKLLAEKLSRKLFIVKIEDFFNMNLIELARKEKREPCAFCGMIKRYIMNKTALDHGYNVIATGHHLDDECSVLLGNVLNWQIEYLRRQGPILNEREGFVRKVKPLALCSEEEIKGYVEVSKIDHVLGGCPLSKGATSHFYKDIMNQIERKMPGAKLRFYKEFLKNKKRLFGEEVPPQLKPCERCGYPTTAGICTFCRLREKVKNKGGV; encoded by the coding sequence TTGAAAAAGAGGAAGTGCAAGATGTGTGGGAAGGAAGCGATTTTTTTCTTTAGATCCCACAGGATTGCTTTATGCGAAGACTGTGCTAAAAGGTTCGTGGAAAGGCGGGTTGAAAGAACCATAAAATCATATAAGCTTCTTAAAAAAGACGATAGAATCCTAATTGCCGTATCCGGGGGAAAAGACAGCTTAGCGCTGTGGCAGATTTTGGAAAATCTTGGCTATCAAGCGGATGGAATGTTTATAGATCTAGGAATACCCTATTTTTCCACAGTATCAATGGAAAAAAGCAAGTTACTGGCAGAGAAGCTGTCCCGAAAGCTATTCATAGTTAAGATAGAGGATTTTTTTAACATGAATCTTATAGAACTCGCTCGAAAGGAGAAAAGAGAACCATGTGCCTTCTGTGGCATGATCAAGAGATATATAATGAACAAGACAGCATTAGACCATGGCTATAATGTTATAGCAACCGGTCATCATCTCGACGATGAATGCTCCGTGCTTTTAGGAAACGTTTTAAACTGGCAGATAGAGTACCTTAGAAGGCAAGGTCCCATCCTGAACGAAAGGGAGGGGTTCGTCAGAAAGGTAAAGCCATTAGCCCTATGTAGTGAAGAAGAGATAAAAGGTTATGTTGAAGTTTCAAAAATAGATCACGTTTTGGGTGGATGCCCTCTGTCTAAAGGAGCCACATCTCATTTCTATAAAGATATAATGAACCAAATAGAGAGAAAAATGCCAGGAGCAAAACTCAGATTTTACAAGGAATTTCTCAAAAACAAGAAAAGGCTTTTTGGAGAGGAAGTTCCACCTCAGCTTAAGCCATGCGAGAGATGCGGTTATCCCACCACCGCAGGGATATGCACCTTCTGCAGGCTCAGAGAAAAGGTTAAAAATAAGGGAGGCGTTTAA
- a CDS encoding electron transfer flavoprotein subunit beta/FixA family protein, translated as MRICVLVKQVPATDKVKMDEKTGTMIRSEMEAELNPLDMYAVEEAVRVKERLNGEADITVISMGPRMAIEAIKDAISMGCDRGYLLSDRLLAGSDTLATAYALAKAIEYLGGFDIIFTGERATDGETGQVGPSVASQLDLIALTYVSKIEEIGNGYIRVQRAIEGGHEVVETDLPVLISVVKEINEPRIPNLAGKLRAKEAEIPILTAEDLNLDRGRIGLDGSPTRVVRIFYPKLSRSGKIVDGKDPEKAVEELISFLEEKEIL; from the coding sequence TTGAGGATCTGTGTTTTGGTCAAGCAGGTTCCCGCGACCGATAAGGTAAAGATGGATGAGAAAACGGGAACGATGATAAGAAGCGAAATGGAAGCAGAGCTTAATCCTCTTGATATGTATGCGGTTGAGGAAGCCGTGAGAGTTAAAGAGCGATTGAATGGAGAAGCTGATATTACGGTGATATCTATGGGCCCCCGCATGGCTATAGAAGCGATTAAAGATGCTATATCTATGGGATGCGATAGGGGGTATCTGCTTTCTGATAGGCTTCTCGCTGGTTCGGATACCTTGGCTACCGCTTATGCTCTCGCTAAGGCTATAGAGTATCTCGGTGGTTTCGACATAATTTTCACCGGTGAGAGGGCAACCGATGGAGAAACCGGCCAGGTAGGCCCAAGCGTTGCCTCTCAGCTTGATCTCATAGCATTAACCTACGTAAGCAAGATAGAGGAGATAGGGAATGGCTACATAAGAGTTCAAAGAGCGATTGAAGGAGGACACGAGGTAGTGGAAACGGATCTTCCAGTTTTAATAAGCGTGGTTAAGGAGATAAATGAGCCAAGAATACCGAATCTTGCTGGAAAGCTTAGAGCGAAGGAGGCAGAAATACCTATTTTAACTGCGGAAGATTTAAACCTTGACAGAGGGAGAATAGGACTTGATGGTTCACCGACGAGGGTTGTCAGGATTTTCTATCCCAAGCTCTCAAGAAGCGGGAAGATAGTTGACGGAAAAGATCCAGAGAAAGCGGTAGAGGAGCTTATAAGCTTTCTTGAGGAAAAAGAGATACTTTAG
- a CDS encoding TRAP transporter substrate-binding protein, with product MKKRYFVSLMLVIFTVIAVGAVASAKINIKLAHVVNTQDAFHICAVKFKELVEKETNGEVTITIYPNAQLGDERTLLERMKMGVVDAGVITTGPIINFVPRFGVIDLPFLFRGPEHAYKVLDGPIGKSLLKDMEKQGWKGLAFAERGFRNLTNSKRPVYKPADVKGLKIRVMQNPVYVDTFKALGANAVPMAWTEVLTALQQGTVDGQENPLNVIYAFKLYEVQKYLAMTRHAYAPAVIMMSLKTWKRLPEKHRKVIQEAAQKAAEYERNYDNSKETEWLAFVKKKGMVVTYPDIEAFRKAVKPVYDKYAPKFGVKLVEAIINTK from the coding sequence ATGAAGAAACGATATTTCGTGAGTCTGATGTTGGTCATATTCACCGTTATCGCCGTGGGCGCGGTAGCCTCCGCTAAAATCAATATCAAGCTTGCTCACGTGGTGAATACCCAAGACGCTTTTCACATCTGTGCTGTGAAATTCAAGGAGCTCGTCGAGAAGGAAACCAACGGGGAGGTAACCATAACGATCTATCCAAACGCACAGCTTGGAGACGAGAGAACGCTCCTTGAGAGGATGAAAATGGGCGTAGTAGACGCCGGCGTTATAACCACAGGGCCTATAATCAACTTCGTGCCAAGGTTCGGAGTCATAGACCTCCCATTTTTATTCAGAGGACCAGAGCATGCATATAAGGTTCTGGACGGTCCCATAGGAAAGAGCCTGCTTAAAGACATGGAAAAGCAGGGATGGAAGGGTCTTGCCTTCGCAGAAAGAGGATTTCGCAATCTTACAAATAGCAAAAGACCCGTTTACAAACCCGCAGATGTTAAGGGGCTCAAGATAAGGGTCATGCAGAACCCTGTATACGTGGATACCTTTAAAGCCCTTGGGGCTAACGCGGTTCCCATGGCCTGGACCGAGGTCTTGACTGCACTGCAGCAGGGCACCGTGGATGGTCAGGAAAATCCATTAAACGTCATTTATGCATTTAAGCTATATGAAGTTCAGAAATATCTCGCCATGACGAGACATGCTTATGCGCCAGCTGTCATAATGATGAGCTTAAAGACATGGAAAAGGCTTCCTGAAAAGCATAGAAAGGTCATTCAGGAAGCTGCACAGAAAGCCGCTGAATACGAGAGAAACTATGACAACAGTAAGGAAACTGAATGGTTAGCCTTCGTCAAGAAAAAGGGAATGGTAGTTACCTATCCGGATATAGAAGCCTTCAGAAAAGCGGTAAAACCGGTTTACGATAAATACGCGCCTAAGTTCGGAGTTAAGCTCGTCGAGGCTATAATAAACACCAAATAA
- a CDS encoding GntR family transcriptional regulator: MLKEAILNGDLPQGSRLVETKLARQLGVSRTPVREAIHRLSVEGFVKLVPNQGAFVAEISIEDIEEVFQIRSVLEGLAVRLFIKSREEEEVKELEGKIEEMRCAIERKNIIAYSDADAEFHRLIWLFSGNERLLKVLDGMVSYIDAYRLKSLYIPGVMETSFQDHIEIVELVKQGDPRKAEEVMRRHVDTVLEKILEAGRC; this comes from the coding sequence GTGCTTAAAGAGGCAATTTTAAACGGTGATCTCCCTCAGGGAAGCAGGCTCGTTGAGACTAAGCTTGCTCGTCAGCTTGGTGTCAGTAGAACCCCAGTGAGAGAGGCAATTCATAGACTTTCTGTGGAGGGTTTCGTGAAGCTTGTTCCCAATCAGGGAGCTTTTGTTGCTGAGATATCTATCGAGGATATCGAGGAGGTTTTCCAGATTCGGAGCGTTCTCGAGGGACTTGCGGTGAGGCTCTTTATAAAGAGCAGGGAGGAGGAAGAGGTAAAGGAGCTTGAAGGGAAAATAGAGGAGATGAGATGTGCTATAGAGAGAAAAAATATAATAGCTTACTCGGATGCGGATGCTGAATTTCACAGGCTTATATGGTTGTTTTCTGGGAATGAAAGGCTTCTAAAGGTTCTCGATGGCATGGTCTCCTACATAGATGCTTACAGGCTGAAATCCCTTTATATACCGGGAGTTATGGAGACATCATTTCAAGATCATATAGAGATAGTCGAGCTCGTTAAGCAGGGGGATCCAAGGAAGGCTGAAGAGGTCATGAGAAGGCATGTTGATACCGTTCTTGAGAAGATCTTAGAGGCGGGGAGGTGTTAA
- a CDS encoding FAD-binding oxidoreductase produces MADEFGKVTPSFVKELRRIVGEKAVIYEDKEALESYSADEAGGEYYAHMPDVVVKPENAEQISRIVKLANEEKIPITPRGAGSGLAGGCVPIYGGIVISLERMNSLIEIDKKNLVAVVEPGVVTNDLCKRVAEEGLYYAGYPMSVETSFIGGNVATNAGGSKVIKYGNTGHHVLGIEAVLPNGEIVQFGGKRRKDSSGYNFVKLLVGSEGTLAIFTKIFVNLIPLPGKTVDMLMPFKTVEDAIRNVPIVITESKELPTAVEFIDKVSVQLGVKYNNTTLPFQDEAEAYLIVQFEGRTKGQLEEIYEKVGKATLANGALDVFIADNRSTSEIIWKVRRNWLEGIKAVDPYVPTGDVVVPTSEIPEMMAFIEKISKDYGVKVPVAAHAADGNLHPAPMKPADVKPEDWRYMSEEILDKIALKAAELGGAASGEHGIGFVKKHVLGETKKKEVELMKQLKKLWDPNNIMNPGKLF; encoded by the coding sequence ATGGCTGATGAGTTTGGAAAGGTCACGCCGTCATTTGTAAAGGAGCTAAGGAGAATAGTCGGTGAGAAGGCGGTCATATATGAGGATAAGGAAGCCCTTGAAAGCTATTCCGCAGATGAAGCGGGCGGAGAGTATTATGCACATATGCCGGATGTTGTAGTTAAGCCCGAAAATGCCGAGCAGATCTCAAGGATAGTTAAGTTGGCCAATGAGGAGAAGATTCCGATAACGCCGAGAGGGGCGGGAAGCGGTCTCGCGGGTGGATGTGTTCCAATCTACGGTGGCATAGTTATTTCCCTCGAGAGAATGAACTCGCTTATAGAGATAGATAAGAAAAATCTCGTTGCGGTTGTGGAACCAGGTGTCGTTACGAATGATCTCTGTAAGCGCGTTGCCGAGGAAGGGCTTTACTATGCCGGGTATCCCATGAGCGTAGAGACAAGCTTCATAGGTGGTAATGTCGCGACGAACGCTGGGGGGAGTAAAGTTATAAAGTATGGAAATACGGGACATCATGTCCTCGGGATAGAAGCGGTCTTGCCTAATGGAGAAATAGTGCAATTTGGTGGTAAAAGGAGGAAAGATTCGAGCGGTTATAACTTCGTGAAACTGCTCGTTGGTTCTGAGGGAACGCTTGCCATATTTACCAAAATTTTCGTGAACTTGATTCCCCTGCCTGGGAAGACCGTAGATATGCTTATGCCTTTTAAAACTGTGGAAGATGCCATAAGAAACGTGCCGATAGTCATAACCGAGAGCAAGGAGCTGCCAACGGCGGTTGAGTTTATAGATAAGGTTTCCGTTCAACTTGGTGTTAAGTATAACAATACGACGCTTCCCTTCCAAGACGAAGCAGAAGCCTATCTGATAGTGCAGTTTGAGGGCAGAACTAAAGGTCAGCTTGAGGAAATATACGAGAAAGTTGGTAAGGCTACTCTTGCTAACGGAGCTCTTGATGTTTTTATAGCGGATAATAGAAGCACATCCGAGATAATCTGGAAGGTCAGGAGAAACTGGCTTGAGGGAATAAAAGCGGTAGATCCTTATGTTCCGACTGGAGATGTGGTCGTTCCGACATCTGAGATACCTGAAATGATGGCTTTCATAGAGAAGATATCCAAGGATTATGGAGTTAAGGTTCCGGTTGCTGCTCACGCTGCGGATGGAAACCTTCACCCCGCTCCTATGAAGCCAGCAGACGTGAAACCTGAAGATTGGAGATATATGTCAGAGGAAATTCTCGATAAGATCGCTTTAAAAGCGGCTGAGCTCGGTGGAGCTGCGAGCGGAGAGCACGGAATAGGTTTCGTGAAGAAGCACGTTCTTGGAGAGACCAAGAAGAAAGAAGTTGAGCTTATGAAACAGCTTAAGAAGTTATGGGATCCCAATAACATAATGAATCCGGGCAAGCTGTTTTAA
- a CDS encoding MBL fold metallo-hydrolase, translated as MRGIVLLLTLFFMGTGAIKGSEELIRITIVYDNELCSESDGLIRDWGFSCLIKYNRKNILFDTGGNGKILLENMKLLNIDPRSVSAVFLSHAHGDHTGGLASFLRENHNVSVYIPKAFPDRIKKEITHLGANLLQIGRDPQQIGEGVYSTGELGEWIKEQSLILDTPRGSIVITGCAHPGIVKIAERAMKITGKKILLLIGGFHLCGIRKSEITHIALHLKKLGVINVAPTHCSGEKARLIFKEIFGKNYIPAGLGITIRGDKL; from the coding sequence ATGAGGGGTATCGTGCTACTTCTAACACTCTTCTTCATGGGAACGGGAGCGATCAAGGGAAGCGAAGAGCTCATCAGAATAACCATCGTTTACGATAACGAGCTGTGCAGCGAAAGCGACGGATTGATCAGAGATTGGGGGTTCTCCTGCCTGATCAAGTATAATAGGAAAAATATTCTCTTCGATACTGGAGGAAATGGAAAAATCTTGCTTGAGAACATGAAACTTCTTAACATAGATCCGAGATCGGTGAGCGCGGTCTTTCTCTCCCACGCGCATGGAGACCATACTGGAGGACTCGCAAGCTTTCTCAGAGAAAATCATAATGTCAGCGTATATATCCCAAAAGCGTTTCCTGATAGGATAAAGAAGGAAATCACGCACCTGGGAGCAAATCTCCTTCAAATAGGAAGAGATCCTCAGCAAATAGGTGAAGGAGTCTACTCAACAGGTGAGCTTGGAGAGTGGATAAAGGAACAATCCTTGATACTTGATACTCCCCGAGGCTCTATAGTGATAACCGGATGTGCGCACCCTGGCATAGTAAAAATAGCGGAGAGAGCAATGAAAATAACGGGGAAGAAAATTCTTCTCCTTATAGGAGGGTTTCACCTCTGTGGAATAAGAAAAAGTGAAATAACCCACATAGCTCTCCACCTTAAGAAACTCGGTGTAATCAACGTTGCTCCGACCCACTGCTCAGGCGAGAAAGCTCGCTTGATATTTAAAGAAATATTTGGTAAAAACTATATTCCAGCGGGGTTAGGAATAACTATAAGGGGTGACAAGCTTTGA